One segment of Tenrec ecaudatus isolate mTenEca1 chromosome 1, mTenEca1.hap1, whole genome shotgun sequence DNA contains the following:
- the LOC142438018 gene encoding large ribosomal subunit protein eL39-like, translating into MKAHKRINSFDNQLWDLSVVPSFTIDSVGLFHLHITLFHKTFRIKRFLAKKEKQNGPTPQWIRMKTSNNIRYNSKKGHWRRTQLGL; encoded by the exons ATGAAGGCACACAAGAGGATTAACTCATTCGACAACCAGCTCTGGGATTTGTCAGTTGTGCCCTCCTTCACGATTGAT AGTGTGGGACTTTTCCATCTTCACATAACGTTgtttcataagactttcaggatcaagagattcctggccaagaaagaaaagcaaaatgggCCCACTCCCcagtggattcgaatgaaaaccagtAATAACATCAGATACAACTCCAAGAAAGGACACTGGAGAAGAAcccagctgggtctgtaa